In Castanea sativa cultivar Marrone di Chiusa Pesio chromosome 6, ASM4071231v1, a single window of DNA contains:
- the LOC142638197 gene encoding F-box protein CPR1-like codes for MSDKEPMWDSLPPEILTHVFLRLPIKSIVTCTSVSKNWKSLIQNPSFISTHLHHHSSSNNHLLLFRLCPNEDTICEKHEREVYTLYWDNNNSNNEEDFNEHTRFDSPFPAQSGSVILRVVGTCNGLLCLARDLLSYDSSYILWNPCVRKFTRTSKPIVSYCTHGGFEETTGFGFDSKTNDYKVVRVVRLLDREDEDGSSLKVEVYSLATDEWRMVTTGLPSGCVVRGREPLAFVNGALHWIAFRRTTTNNFQSFVMVFDLGDEVIREIALPEFLNGFDGDQYWVRMSISVYKNSLALFHQQDFSSPCLNIWVMKEYVDESSWTKIVTMVDDQGFREFVPRALGFRRSGEVIIEMHDGELISLHFESHKYKVLGITGYGYIFDHSINGNGYTFFDSYVESLVLLDKPNRAVTY; via the coding sequence ATGTCAGACAAAGAACCGATGTGGGACTCTCTTCCTCCTGAAATCCTAACCCATGTTTTCCTACGACTACCTATCAAATCCATCGTAACTTGTACCTCTGTCTCCAAAAATTGGAAATCCCTCATCCAAAACCCTTCTTTCATTTCCACCCATCTCCACCACCACTCCTCCTCCAACAACCACCTCCTTCTCTTCAGGCTTTGTCCAAATGAAGATACGATATGTGAAAAACATGAAAGAGAAGTCTACACGTTGTATTGggacaacaacaacagcaacaacgaAGAAGACTTCAACGAACACACCAGGTTTGACTCCCCTTTTCCTGCTCAAAGCGGTAGCGTGATACTCCGTGTGGTGGGTACTTGTAATGGCCTACTTTGCCTTGCCAGAGATTTGCTCTCTTACGATAGCTCTTACATTCTCTGGAACCCTTGTGTTAGAAAGTTCACCAGAACTTCTAAACCCATTGTCAGCTACTGCACTCACGGTGGGTTTGAAGAGACTACTGGGTTTGGATTTGATTCCAAGACTAACGACTACAAGGTGGTGAGAGTTGTGAGACTTTTGGATAGAGAGGACGAAGATGGGTCTTCGCTCAAGGTTGAGGTTTACTCACTTGCCACTGATGAGTGGAGAATGGTTACTACTGGTTTGCCTTCGGGATGTGTTGTTCGTGGTCGCGAGCCACTGGCTTTTGTGAATGGTGCTCTGCATTGGATTGCTTTCAGGAGAACTACAACCAACAATTTTCAATCCTTTGTTATGGTGTTCGATCTGGGGGACGAGGTCATTCGTGAGATTGCGCTGCCAGAGTTTTTGAATGGTTTTGATGGAGATCAGTATTGGGTGCGCATGTCTATTTCAGTTTATAAGAATTCCCTTGCCTTGTTTCATCAACAGGATTTTTCTAGTCCCTGTTTAAATATTTGGGTGATGAAAGAATATGTTGATGAGTCATCCTGGACCAAAATTGTTACTATGGTTGATGATCAAGGTTTTCGTGAGTTCGTACCAAGGGCATTGGGTTTTAGAAGAAGTGGTGAGGTTATAATTGAAATGCATGATGGGGAGCTCATCTCACTACACTTTGAGAGCCATAAGTATAAAGTGCTTGGGATTACTGGATATGGGTATATTTTCGATCATAGTATTAATGGAAATGGGTATACTTTCTTTGATTCTTATGTTGAGAGTCTAGTTTTGCTGGACAAACCCAATCGTGCAGTTACTTACtag